A genomic window from Rickettsiales bacterium includes:
- a CDS encoding response regulator translates to MKRALIVDDSPTVRAIIKSTMDGMGFECITAQDGQKAIKILGEQVVDIIITDINMPNMDGITLIKELRKQKNSQYTPILVISTEGNNDIKTQGKQAGASGWIVKPFQPDVLQNAVTKLCML, encoded by the coding sequence ATGAAAAGAGCATTAATTGTAGATGATTCACCAACGGTTAGAGCAATTATAAAATCTACTATGGACGGAATGGGTTTTGAATGCATAACTGCACAAGATGGCCAGAAAGCCATAAAAATATTAGGTGAGCAGGTAGTTGATATAATAATTACTGATATAAATATGCCTAATATGGATGGTATTACTTTGATAAAAGAGCTCAGAAAGCAAAAAAATTCTCAATACACACCAATTCTGGTTATTTCAACGGAAGGTAATAACGATATTAAAACGCAAGGCAAGCAAGCTGGGGCTTCTGGCTGGATAGTAAAACCTTTCCAACCTGATGTTCTACAAAATGCCGTTACTAAACTTTGTATGCTGTGA
- a CDS encoding anhydro-N-acetylmuramic acid kinase → MKNVITAIGLMSGTSADGVDASIISSDGEKVISFGQNYYLPYEYELKSKIHSLYNLKEKADKNFIKQVEEEITYQHIKAVFELLELLDKDDVKPEIIGFHGHTIDHQPQRKFTWQIGDGNLLAKKTGINVIYNFRANDIANGGQGAPVIPIYHKAIIDEKYYPAIVLNVGGVSNITYIDDKNLIAFDVGAGNALIDDFLRQEGRFQYDEGGRFALQGSPNFSVISEILQDDFFKKPYPKSLDRNEFRQKVFDILQKNNTQIFYDKVATIAEITVQSVLEGIKLLPQKPKYLFFCGGGAKNFYFLKRLSEILENTKVEPISIVNERLDTDYIESQGFGFLAVRSMLNKPITFSSTTGVSLSSAVGGVFCPA, encoded by the coding sequence GTGAAAAATGTAATTACCGCAATTGGCCTGATGAGTGGCACTTCCGCTGATGGAGTTGATGCTTCAATTATTTCATCTGATGGCGAAAAAGTTATTTCCTTTGGGCAAAATTATTATTTGCCTTATGAGTATGAGTTAAAATCAAAAATTCATTCACTATATAATCTCAAAGAAAAAGCTGATAAAAATTTTATAAAACAAGTTGAGGAAGAAATAACCTATCAGCATATCAAGGCTGTTTTTGAGCTTCTTGAATTACTTGACAAAGACGATGTAAAGCCTGAAATTATTGGCTTTCACGGGCATACAATTGATCACCAACCGCAAAGAAAATTCACTTGGCAAATTGGCGATGGCAATTTGCTTGCCAAAAAAACTGGCATAAATGTAATCTATAATTTTAGGGCTAATGATATCGCAAATGGCGGTCAAGGTGCACCTGTAATTCCAATATATCATAAAGCGATAATTGATGAAAAATACTATCCAGCGATAGTGCTTAATGTGGGTGGCGTTTCAAACATAACTTATATTGATGATAAAAATTTAATTGCGTTTGATGTAGGTGCCGGAAACGCTTTGATTGATGATTTTTTGCGTCAAGAAGGCAGGTTTCAATATGATGAAGGGGGCAGATTTGCCCTACAAGGTAGCCCAAATTTTTCAGTAATTTCTGAAATTTTGCAAGATGATTTCTTCAAAAAACCTTATCCAAAATCTTTAGATAGAAATGAATTTAGGCAAAAAGTTTTTGATATTTTACAAAAAAATAATACACAAATTTTTTACGATAAAGTTGCGACCATAGCTGAAATAACTGTGCAATCAGTGTTAGAAGGGATTAAATTACTTCCTCAAAAACCAAAATATTTATTTTTCTGCGGCGGTGGTGCTAAAAATTTCTACTTCCTAAAAAGATTATCTGAAATTTTAGAAAATACAAAAGTTGAGCCAATCAGCATTGTAAATGAAAGGCTGGATACAGATTATATAGAATCACAAGGGTTTGGATTTTTGGCAGTTCGCTCAATGCTAAATAAGCCAATAACTTTTAGCTCAACAACTGGTGTTAGCTTGTCTTCGGCAGTTGGCGGCGTTTTTTGTCCAGCTTAA
- a CDS encoding DsbA family protein, producing the protein MKFITLILSVTLSFANIAFAEESKKKEEKKATTEQADYQKKLAAQVEAYQGYLKKIEEFEKSDKFKKDLLTTDFAEDISVGKKNAPIKIVEYASLSCVHCKEFHDKVYYNLKKDFIDSGKVYYKFRNFPLNAPAVKATLLANCAPEASRAAFVGALFKSQSQWAYTKNESGLIDRLKTISKIGGLSSEQFEKCYNNEEDIKKLLARQKEAIDGLGIESTPTIFVDGNRYLGSRNYEDFKKMLEEKLANQPKKKAKKKVKKTKSDGKKPEGKN; encoded by the coding sequence ATGAAATTTATCACATTAATATTGTCTGTAACCTTAAGCTTTGCAAATATTGCTTTTGCTGAAGAAAGTAAAAAAAAGGAAGAAAAAAAGGCTACTACAGAGCAAGCTGATTATCAAAAAAAATTAGCAGCACAAGTTGAGGCTTATCAAGGATACCTCAAGAAAATTGAGGAGTTTGAAAAATCAGATAAATTCAAAAAAGATTTGCTTACAACTGATTTTGCGGAAGATATTTCCGTTGGCAAAAAAAATGCACCAATAAAAATAGTTGAATATGCTTCACTTTCTTGCGTTCACTGCAAAGAATTTCACGATAAAGTTTATTACAATCTAAAAAAAGATTTTATAGATAGTGGCAAAGTTTATTATAAATTCAGAAATTTCCCTCTAAACGCACCAGCAGTTAAAGCAACATTGCTTGCTAATTGTGCACCTGAAGCCTCTCGCGCGGCGTTTGTTGGGGCGTTGTTCAAAAGCCAAAGCCAATGGGCTTACACGAAAAATGAATCCGGTTTAATTGATAGATTAAAAACTATTTCTAAAATCGGCGGTTTATCTTCTGAGCAATTTGAGAAGTGCTATAATAATGAGGAAGATATCAAAAAACTTCTAGCTCGCCAGAAAGAAGCAATTGATGGGCTTGGAATTGAATCAACACCTACTATTTTTGTTGATGGCAATAGATATTTAGGCTCTCGCAATTATGAAGATTTCAAAAAAATGCTTGAAGAAAAACTTGCAAATCAGCCAAAAAAGAAAGCAAAGAAGAAAGTTAAAAAAACAAAATCTGATGGAAAAAAACCTGAAGGAAAAAATTGA
- a CDS encoding F0F1 ATP synthase subunit A: MAHSPLEQFKVKPLVKLDVAGFDISFTNSSLMLLLVFGFVTFFFTFGLRKTSLIPNRFQATIELAYDFIANMLKENVGDAGKKYFPFVFSIFLLVLGCNLVGMLPYSFTVTSHIIATFALALFAFIIVNIIGFARHGLHYFHLFVPQGVPAYMLPLITPIELISYLIRPVSLGIRLAAAMTAGHIVMKIFAGFIISLASITLVLGVVPFAFAIALVGLELLVGFIQAFIFSILICIYLNDAVNMH; this comes from the coding sequence ATGGCACACAGCCCACTAGAACAATTTAAGGTAAAACCATTGGTAAAGCTAGATGTTGCAGGGTTTGACATCAGCTTTACAAACTCATCTTTAATGCTTTTATTAGTTTTTGGTTTTGTAACATTTTTCTTCACATTTGGGCTAAGAAAAACCTCACTTATTCCAAATCGTTTCCAAGCTACAATTGAGCTCGCATATGATTTTATCGCAAATATGCTGAAAGAAAATGTTGGTGATGCCGGCAAAAAATACTTCCCTTTCGTGTTTAGTATTTTCTTGCTAGTTTTAGGCTGCAATCTAGTTGGAATGCTCCCTTATTCCTTCACCGTTACAAGCCATATCATTGCTACTTTTGCACTCGCTTTATTCGCATTTATAATTGTAAATATTATTGGCTTCGCAAGGCACGGCTTACATTATTTTCATCTTTTTGTTCCGCAAGGCGTTCCAGCTTATATGCTACCTTTAATTACTCCGATTGAATTAATTTCATATTTAATCCGCCCTGTAAGTTTAGGGATTAGGTTAGCCGCAGCAATGACAGCTGGACACATCGTGATGAAGATTTTTGCAGGGTTTATAATCAGCCTCGCATCAATAACCTTAGTATTAGGTGTTGTGCCATTTGCATTTGCAATTGCACTTGTTGGTTTAGAATTATTAGTTGGTTTTATACAAGCATTTATTTTTTCAATTCTTATTTGCATTTATCTTAACGATGCTGTAAATATGCACTGA
- a CDS encoding alpha/beta hydrolase, with product MPEVIIPGPAGRIEGRYHHNDDGNSPVALVLHPHPKHGGTMNNKVAYSIYKAFAVNGFSVLRFNFRGVGKSEGTFDNGIGELTDAAACLDWLQKMNPDASTFWISGFSFGAWISFQLLMRRPELESFVCVSPPANMYDFGFLSPCPRSGLIVQGDEDSIVDEPAVRKLADKLNSQKDIEVDYRIIRGGDHFFRGLGDNLDDALRQYVKVYSEPLKKRGRIKLDKKRRQLPKTS from the coding sequence ATGCCTGAAGTTATTATACCAGGCCCAGCGGGCAGAATTGAAGGAAGATATCATCATAATGATGATGGAAATTCCCCAGTAGCGTTAGTGTTACACCCACATCCAAAACATGGTGGCACAATGAACAATAAGGTTGCGTATAGCATTTATAAGGCTTTTGCGGTGAATGGTTTTTCTGTTTTGCGTTTTAATTTTCGTGGGGTTGGAAAATCTGAAGGCACTTTTGATAATGGAATTGGTGAGCTTACAGATGCGGCTGCTTGCTTGGATTGGCTTCAAAAAATGAACCCTGACGCTTCAACTTTTTGGATATCTGGATTTTCTTTCGGTGCGTGGATTTCCTTTCAGTTACTTATGAGAAGGCCAGAGCTTGAAAGCTTTGTATGCGTTTCTCCGCCAGCTAATATGTATGATTTTGGTTTCCTCTCTCCTTGTCCTCGCTCTGGTTTAATAGTGCAGGGTGATGAAGATAGTATTGTTGATGAGCCTGCCGTTCGCAAACTTGCTGATAAATTAAATTCGCAAAAAGATATAGAAGTTGATTATCGTATTATTAGAGGTGGTGATCACTTTTTTAGAGGGCTTGGCGATAATTTAGATGATGCTTTAAGGCAATATGTGAAGGTTTATTCTGAGCCTCTTAAAAAGAGGGGAAGAATTAAGCTGGACAAAAAACGCCGCCAACTGCCGAAGACAAGCTAA
- a CDS encoding helix-turn-helix transcriptional regulator, giving the protein MKNIVEIEGKEFIFIPKEYYQELTQGAEMLADIIAYDKAKSKFFEDEETFPLSLLERKFINKENPILIYREHRNISQSQLAKKASVSQQYIQQLESGKRKGTTQILKKIAKALNVDIENLI; this is encoded by the coding sequence ATGAAAAACATTGTTGAAATAGAGGGTAAGGAATTTATTTTTATTCCTAAAGAATATTATCAAGAGCTAACTCAAGGTGCGGAAATGCTTGCGGATATAATTGCTTACGATAAAGCTAAATCAAAATTTTTTGAAGATGAGGAAACTTTTCCATTAAGTTTACTTGAAAGAAAATTTATAAATAAGGAAAACCCTATACTTATTTATCGCGAGCATCGCAATATTAGTCAATCTCAGCTTGCAAAAAAAGCTAGTGTTTCACAACAATATATTCAGCAATTAGAATCTGGAAAAAGAAAGGGAACAACGCAAATATTGAAAAAAATCGCTAAAGCTCTTAACGTTGATATTGAAAATCTTATATAA
- a CDS encoding type II toxin-antitoxin system RelE/ParE family toxin has product MFNVEFTKRAIKDFQKLDSSTQSRVLKSLNILAESPYTNPNVKKLTNREGYRLRVGDYRVIFEIKNKELIILVLETGHRKNIYH; this is encoded by the coding sequence ATGTTTAATGTAGAGTTCACAAAAAGAGCTATTAAGGATTTTCAAAAACTAGATTCTTCAACTCAATCTAGGGTATTGAAATCGCTAAATATTCTAGCGGAATCACCTTATACAAATCCTAATGTTAAAAAGTTAACTAACAGAGAGGGTTATAGGTTAAGAGTTGGTGATTACAGAGTTATTTTTGAAATTAAAAACAAAGAATTAATAATTTTAGTTTTAGAAACGGGTCATAGAAAAAATATATATCATTAA
- the gltX gene encoding glutamate--tRNA ligase produces the protein MLTRFAPSPTGFLHIGNIRTALICWLYARKSGGKFMLRIDDTDRERSREEFVEAIREDLAWLGISPDMEMRQSERFPRYNVVIEKLKSIGRLYPCYETAEELDFKRKIQLGRGMPPVYDRASLKLSDAEKAKLESEGKKPHYRFLLEDKEIEWVDEIRGAIKISPTSMSDPIVIRGNGDYTYMLPSSVDDIDFSVTHILRGEDHISNTAIQIQIMQALGAKIPNFAHNSLIKNREGKLSKRTGKAGVAELRGQGVLPIALCSFLAKLGTSDNVELKENLQQLVDEFDIHKFSKAPTQYDFEDMLRLNSKALHITKFADVKASLPAQMTEEFWNSVRSNVENIETAKLWWDICTGEVKAEIAAEDIDFLKESANLLPQGEINSTTWDIWVAELKDKTSRKGKQLFMPLRKALTGLEHGPELKDLLPLLGREVILKRLNGTN, from the coding sequence ATGTTAACACGCTTTGCACCCAGCCCAACGGGCTTTCTTCACATTGGAAACATCAGAACGGCTCTGATTTGCTGGCTTTATGCTCGCAAATCTGGCGGAAAGTTTATGCTTCGCATTGATGACACTGATAGAGAAAGAAGTAGAGAGGAATTTGTTGAGGCAATCCGAGAGGATTTAGCTTGGCTTGGTATTTCACCTGATATGGAAATGAGGCAATCTGAAAGATTTCCAAGATATAACGTGGTTATTGAAAAATTAAAATCAATCGGTAGGCTATATCCTTGTTATGAAACCGCTGAGGAGCTTGATTTTAAGCGAAAAATCCAACTTGGGCGAGGAATGCCACCTGTTTATGATAGGGCTTCTCTCAAACTTTCTGATGCTGAAAAAGCGAAATTGGAAAGTGAAGGCAAAAAGCCGCATTATCGCTTTCTACTTGAAGATAAGGAAATAGAATGGGTTGATGAGATTAGGGGTGCTATAAAAATTTCTCCAACTTCAATGTCTGATCCTATAGTAATTCGTGGAAATGGTGATTATACTTATATGTTGCCTTCTTCAGTTGATGATATTGATTTCTCTGTAACGCATATTTTGCGTGGTGAGGATCACATTTCTAACACTGCAATTCAAATTCAAATTATGCAAGCTTTGGGGGCGAAAATTCCAAATTTTGCTCACAATTCTTTGATAAAAAATCGTGAAGGAAAATTATCCAAAAGAACTGGAAAGGCTGGTGTTGCAGAGCTAAGAGGGCAAGGCGTTCTGCCGATTGCTTTATGTTCATTTTTAGCAAAACTTGGTACTTCAGATAATGTTGAGCTTAAAGAAAATCTTCAGCAATTAGTAGATGAGTTTGATATTCATAAATTTTCAAAAGCCCCAACGCAATATGATTTTGAAGATATGCTGAGGCTTAATTCTAAGGCTTTGCACATCACAAAATTCGCTGATGTTAAAGCGAGTCTTCCAGCTCAAATGACGGAGGAATTTTGGAATTCCGTTCGGTCAAATGTTGAAAATATTGAAACCGCAAAACTTTGGTGGGATATTTGCACTGGTGAAGTTAAGGCAGAAATTGCCGCTGAGGATATTGATTTTCTTAAAGAATCAGCAAATTTATTGCCTCAAGGTGAAATTAATTCTACCACTTGGGATATTTGGGTTGCGGAGCTAAAAGATAAAACTTCTAGAAAAGGAAAGCAATTATTTATGCCACTTCGTAAAGCTCTAACAGGGCTTGAACACGGCCCCGAGCTTAAAGATTTACTGCCACTTCTCGGTAGAGAAGTTATTTTGAAGCGTCTTAACGGCACTAATTAA
- a CDS encoding DUF721 domain-containing protein — translation MREDWLENKRKNYENDLSSIISELIKPHLKGKNKLEAVFITSWAKIFGEEIAKKISLTKISIGKNNKNILYLSVQPSFMLEASHMKDTLLERIKTYFGYQAIDEIIFRKNLN, via the coding sequence ATGCGAGAAGATTGGCTTGAAAATAAAAGAAAAAATTATGAGAATGATTTATCTTCCATAATTTCTGAGCTTATAAAACCGCACCTTAAAGGAAAAAACAAGCTGGAAGCAGTTTTCATCACCTCTTGGGCAAAAATTTTTGGTGAAGAAATTGCCAAAAAAATTTCTCTTACAAAAATTTCTATCGGAAAAAATAATAAAAATATCCTCTATCTCTCCGTGCAACCGAGCTTTATGCTTGAGGCTTCACATATGAAAGATACACTCCTTGAGAGAATTAAAACCTATTTCGGCTATCAGGCTATTGATGAAATAATTTTTAGAAAAAATTTGAATTAA
- a CDS encoding F0F1 ATP synthase subunit C, producing MELEVLKYIGAGLSSLGLIGAALGVGMVFSAFLNGVARNPSAEPKMKALTFVGAAFAEVLGLLAFVTSMLILFV from the coding sequence ATGGAACTTGAAGTATTAAAATATATTGGTGCTGGTCTTTCATCACTAGGTCTAATTGGTGCTGCACTTGGTGTAGGTATGGTTTTCTCAGCTTTCTTGAATGGCGTTGCTCGTAACCCTTCTGCTGAGCCAAAAATGAAAGCACTTACTTTCGTTGGCGCTGCATTCGCGGAAGTTTTAGGCTTACTTGCTTTCGTTACTTCAATGTTGATTTTATTCGTATAA
- the cysE gene encoding serine O-acetyltransferase codes for MFKKIIEEVDSFFSRDPAARSRLEVILCYPGFHAIIFHRLAHWFWKKNFKTLARFISAFSRFLTGIEIHPGATLGKNLFIDHGMGVVIGETAEIGDNVTIYHGVTLGGVSPQDIAKGAKRHPTIGNNVIIGSGAQLLGAINVREGSKIGSNAVVISDVEENAIMVGIPARKVVKKSEIINSEKFSAYAATSAGDIDSRQLLIDELSKQVLQLSKRLEEIEKNNKEAEKTAKGWVSN; via the coding sequence ATGTTCAAAAAAATTATAGAAGAAGTAGATTCATTTTTCTCAAGAGACCCCGCCGCAAGAAGCAGGCTTGAGGTTATTTTGTGCTATCCCGGCTTTCACGCAATTATATTTCATCGTCTTGCACATTGGTTTTGGAAAAAAAACTTCAAAACCCTTGCAAGATTTATCTCTGCATTTTCAAGATTTCTTACAGGTATTGAAATTCACCCTGGTGCAACACTTGGCAAAAACCTATTTATTGATCACGGAATGGGCGTTGTGATTGGTGAAACCGCAGAAATTGGCGATAATGTAACCATATATCATGGCGTAACTTTAGGCGGAGTTTCCCCGCAAGATATCGCAAAAGGTGCAAAACGCCACCCAACTATCGGCAATAATGTTATAATTGGCTCTGGTGCTCAATTACTTGGTGCAATTAATGTTCGTGAAGGTTCAAAAATTGGCTCAAATGCGGTGGTTATTTCTGATGTTGAGGAAAACGCCATAATGGTCGGAATTCCAGCTAGAAAAGTTGTTAAGAAATCTGAAATTATAAACTCAGAAAAATTTTCTGCTTATGCAGCAACTTCGGCTGGCGATATAGATTCAAGGCAATTATTAATTGATGAGCTTTCTAAACAAGTTCTGCAATTATCTAAACGCTTAGAAGAAATTGAAAAAAACAACAAAGAAGCCGAAAAAACCGCTAAGGGTTGGGTTTCCAACTAG
- a CDS encoding AtpZ/AtpI family protein, which translates to MEKNLKEKIENLNKDLEKFSAPKTKQNNEALRAERVLAELVAGLIFGVFVGYQLDKYFETKPLFLIILIILGLAGSFYNIYKQVSKN; encoded by the coding sequence ATGGAAAAAAACCTGAAGGAAAAAATTGAAAACCTTAACAAGGATTTAGAAAAATTTTCCGCTCCAAAAACCAAACAAAATAATGAAGCACTTAGAGCAGAAAGAGTTCTTGCAGAATTAGTTGCTGGCTTAATTTTTGGAGTTTTTGTTGGCTATCAATTAGATAAATATTTTGAAACAAAACCATTATTTTTAATAATTTTAATAATTTTAGGTCTTGCAGGATCATTTTATAATATTTATAAGCAAGTCTCAAAAAATTGA
- a CDS encoding glycosyltransferase has protein sequence MRGDNIACKIFLKIDFSMPINSINKTKKIGEHLIEKGQIKENDILQALERQLKTKAKLGEILLADGKLSAFKFYRELADLKKMPFIDLDKYSINLDIIEEELQAEYIEKQYVPFDQADGRLMIATSDADEKQDEYLRNKFGDCDIFLTSPYDILWTLQKRFSQKDSLEAAEMVSKNLPNFSSKKSFFSGFNGVISAIIFAAFLFSLQYKIVFYSFIFLVNIFFLSVIASKFYFIYKGYKFEKTHSEIEEKNFSEYKNNSEYFPVYSILVPLFKEKELTINQLIKGIKKIDYPQEKLDVKLIVEIDDIETIEVIKSLKPSANFQIIRVPHSLPKTKPKACNYALKYCKGEFVTIYDAEDQPDIYQIKKALMNLEKNNGKLASIQARLNFYNKDENLLTSLFAMEYATWFEYLLYGLKSLGLPIPLGGTSNHFPTNTLKTLYAWDAYNVTEDADLGVRIAVSGLETNLINSTTYEEAPITLNNWIKQRTRWLKGHLQTFLVNIKNYKVLQKNIGNKGIFGLFYFIAAPFLVYLLIPFTILTSLISLTFSDGLPDSLIDFCLFNLYFGVLIHFALGVFIIAKNKWWSNIISTLYFPFYWALHCLTSYFALIELIRKPHHWNKTEHGLSSLTPDILK, from the coding sequence ATGCGGGGTGACAATATCGCTTGTAAAATATTTCTTAAAATAGATTTTTCTATGCCAATAAACTCAATAAATAAAACTAAAAAAATTGGCGAGCACCTTATTGAAAAAGGCCAAATCAAAGAAAATGACATTCTGCAAGCCTTAGAAAGACAGCTCAAAACCAAGGCAAAACTTGGAGAGATTTTACTTGCAGATGGCAAGCTTTCCGCCTTCAAATTTTACAGAGAATTAGCAGATCTTAAAAAAATGCCATTTATTGATCTTGATAAATATTCAATAAATTTAGATATTATTGAGGAAGAATTACAGGCAGAATACATTGAAAAACAATATGTTCCGTTTGATCAAGCTGATGGGAGACTGATGATTGCAACCTCAGACGCCGATGAAAAACAAGATGAATATTTAAGAAATAAATTCGGTGATTGCGATATTTTTCTAACCTCCCCTTATGATATTTTGTGGACTTTACAAAAAAGATTTTCACAAAAAGATAGTTTAGAGGCCGCTGAAATGGTGAGTAAAAACTTACCAAATTTCTCTAGCAAAAAGAGTTTTTTTAGTGGTTTTAATGGCGTAATTTCAGCAATTATTTTTGCAGCGTTTTTATTTTCACTTCAATATAAAATTGTTTTTTATAGCTTTATATTTTTAGTAAATATTTTTTTCCTAAGCGTTATTGCTTCAAAATTTTACTTTATTTATAAGGGCTATAAATTTGAAAAAACTCACTCAGAAATTGAAGAAAAAAACTTCTCTGAATACAAAAATAATTCTGAATATTTCCCTGTTTACTCAATATTAGTGCCACTTTTTAAGGAAAAGGAATTAACGATAAATCAGCTAATTAAAGGAATTAAGAAAATTGATTATCCGCAGGAAAAACTAGATGTAAAATTGATCGTTGAAATTGATGATATTGAAACAATTGAAGTAATAAAATCCCTCAAACCTTCAGCGAATTTTCAGATTATTAGAGTTCCTCATTCTCTGCCGAAGACCAAGCCAAAAGCCTGTAATTACGCCTTAAAATATTGCAAAGGTGAGTTCGTAACAATCTATGATGCGGAAGACCAACCTGATATTTACCAAATCAAAAAGGCCTTGATGAATCTAGAAAAAAACAACGGCAAATTGGCCTCAATTCAAGCGAGATTGAATTTTTATAATAAAGATGAAAATCTTTTAACCTCTCTTTTTGCAATGGAATATGCAACTTGGTTTGAATATCTTCTATATGGCTTGAAATCTCTAGGTTTACCAATTCCACTTGGCGGAACGAGTAATCACTTTCCTACTAATACCTTGAAAACATTATATGCTTGGGATGCTTACAATGTTACCGAAGATGCGGATCTTGGCGTTAGAATTGCAGTTTCAGGCCTAGAAACCAACCTAATAAACAGCACTACTTATGAAGAAGCACCCATAACGCTGAATAATTGGATAAAGCAAAGAACACGCTGGCTTAAAGGTCATCTGCAAACATTTTTAGTAAATATAAAAAATTATAAAGTTCTACAAAAAAACATTGGAAATAAAGGGATTTTTGGTTTGTTTTATTTTATCGCCGCACCTTTTTTAGTTTATTTGCTAATTCCTTTCACGATTTTAACCAGCTTAATTTCACTAACTTTTAGTGATGGTCTGCCTGATTCACTTATAGATTTTTGCTTGTTCAACCTATATTTCGGCGTGCTGATACATTTTGCATTGGGTGTATTTATTATTGCAAAAAATAAATGGTGGAGCAATATTATCTCAACGCTTTATTTTCCATTTTACTGGGCGTTACATTGCCTAACTTCCTACTTTGCACTAATCGAATTGATTAGAAAGCCACATCATTGGAATAAAACTGAACACGGCCTTTCTTCCCTAACGCCAGATATATTAAAATAA